A part of Microbulbifer sp. MI-G genomic DNA contains:
- a CDS encoding outer membrane protein assembly factor BamE: MPPSLKLLAIASLCTLLGACTLIKFPGVHRIEVQQGNIITQDMVNQLKPGMTRRQVQFVLGTPLVEDTYNPNRWDYINRLRDPKGEVTQKRFSVYFNGDILIATSGDWQPTGWP, encoded by the coding sequence ATGCCGCCTAGCCTGAAACTTCTCGCCATCGCCAGCCTGTGCACTCTCCTGGGCGCCTGTACGCTGATCAAATTCCCCGGCGTGCACCGTATCGAGGTTCAGCAGGGCAACATCATCACCCAGGACATGGTGAACCAGTTGAAACCCGGCATGACCCGGCGACAGGTCCAGTTCGTACTGGGTACGCCCCTGGTGGAAGATACCTACAACCCCAATCGCTGGGATTATATCAACCGCCTCCGGGACCCCAAGGGCGAAGTGACCCAGAAGCGCTTTAGCGTCTATTTCAATGGCGATATCCTGATCGCCACCAGTGGCGACTGGCAGCCCACAGGCTGGCCCTGA